Proteins from a genomic interval of Polaribacter sp. Q13:
- a CDS encoding Dabb family protein, which yields MKIIKNYILITLIFLSQIGFAQVADDLMLYRKDFKNISGKNTVSVTSYQKNGTPYVFAGGAGSVDVYSLDKEGVLTPISNHELHLKKGPARGMVADNINGTDFLFVANKHGNVIESFKILDNGSLERVSLIEDTDKMHLGTAITLQVIHMKKASYLFVGGLEEDPGLSSFKIENDGKLTHVQSMKDDEKIHTDGIIGMFTHVVKGRTFLYTGGFQDNGVSSFRVYESGKFKNVNNISDNNTDRYLTGAYPVTGVTLGENKYVVVGHRHHKYYGYAPKFIKKKDFIYHGDGVSVFKVDKKGALVPHFVLKDDETTKLQGQTRIEVVSTDNNEAVLAVGTRDDASIQLLKLNEEGILSPINYLETGFTIYYGLKSHNIGGDNFLIAGSNRFDFNKVVSYKISPKIDRKGKVLRHIVNLKYKADARAQQIVEAEKAFLNLKNEIPEIAAIEWGINDSEEGASKGFTHTFTITFKNEHGREVYLFHKAHLDLVSKIGPIIADVLVTDYWTSIK from the coding sequence ATGAAAATCATAAAAAATTATATATTAATTACGCTTATATTTTTATCACAAATTGGTTTCGCTCAAGTTGCTGATGATTTAATGCTTTACAGAAAAGACTTCAAAAATATTTCTGGAAAAAACACGGTTTCTGTTACTAGTTATCAAAAAAATGGTACGCCCTATGTTTTTGCCGGAGGTGCCGGAAGTGTTGATGTATACAGTTTAGATAAAGAAGGAGTACTTACACCAATTAGCAACCACGAATTACACCTAAAAAAAGGACCTGCAAGGGGTATGGTTGCTGATAATATTAATGGTACTGACTTTTTATTTGTTGCAAACAAGCACGGAAATGTGATTGAGTCTTTTAAAATTCTAGACAATGGCTCATTAGAACGCGTTTCTTTAATTGAAGACACTGATAAAATGCACCTTGGTACTGCTATTACATTGCAAGTAATTCACATGAAAAAAGCATCTTACCTTTTTGTTGGTGGTTTAGAAGAAGATCCTGGTTTAAGTTCTTTTAAAATAGAAAATGACGGAAAACTTACCCATGTGCAATCTATGAAAGATGATGAAAAGATTCACACAGATGGAATTATTGGAATGTTTACACATGTTGTTAAAGGAAGAACCTTTTTATATACTGGCGGATTTCAAGATAATGGTGTAAGTAGTTTTAGAGTTTACGAAAGTGGAAAATTTAAAAATGTAAACAATATTAGTGATAATAATACCGATAGATATTTAACCGGTGCATACCCTGTTACTGGAGTTACTTTAGGTGAAAATAAATATGTGGTTGTAGGGCACAGACATCATAAATATTATGGATATGCACCAAAATTTATTAAAAAGAAAGATTTTATTTACCATGGCGATGGTGTTAGTGTTTTTAAAGTTGATAAAAAAGGAGCTTTAGTTCCGCATTTTGTTTTAAAAGATGATGAAACCACAAAACTACAAGGACAAACAAGAATTGAAGTTGTTTCAACAGACAATAACGAAGCAGTATTAGCTGTTGGTACAAGAGACGATGCTAGTATTCAGTTATTAAAATTAAACGAAGAAGGAATATTAAGTCCGATAAATTATTTAGAAACTGGTTTTACAATCTATTATGGCTTAAAATCTCATAATATAGGCGGTGATAATTTTCTAATTGCAGGTTCTAACCGATTCGATTTTAATAAGGTAGTATCTTATAAGATTTCTCCTAAAATTGATAGAAAAGGAAAGGTTTTAAGGCACATTGTAAATCTAAAATATAAAGCAGATGCTAGAGCGCAACAAATTGTTGAAGCAGAAAAAGCATTTCTAAATTTAAAAAATGAAATCCCAGAAATTGCAGCAATCGAATGGGGAATAAATGATAGTGAAGAAGGAGCTAGCAAAGGATTTACACATACTTTTACCATCACTTTTAAGAATGAACACGGAAGAGAAGTTTACTTATTTCATAAAGCACATTTAGATTTGGTTAGTAAGATTGGTCCCATAATAGCAGATGTTTTGGTAACAGATTATTGGACTTCAATTAAATAA
- a CDS encoding Crp/Fnr family transcriptional regulator: protein MIYDLLKKNLQKNIQISNSDLESICHFFKPKTIQKKEFLLTQGSVCKFEGFVLEGCFRVFTIDKKGNENTLYFAAKDWWLMDIDSFLNQKPSDLNMQALEDSKVLLINIEDKLSLYESVPVVEKLFRIMSQKAIVAWQRRLIRNNSQTAKERYLHFTTTYPNIVTKLTDKQVASYLGITHEFLSKIKKNT from the coding sequence ATGATCTACGATTTACTTAAAAAGAACTTACAGAAAAATATTCAAATTTCTAATTCGGATTTAGAAAGTATCTGCCATTTTTTTAAACCAAAGACAATTCAGAAAAAAGAGTTTTTATTAACTCAAGGTAGCGTTTGTAAGTTTGAAGGTTTTGTATTAGAAGGTTGTTTTAGAGTTTTTACAATTGATAAAAAAGGCAACGAAAACACCTTATACTTTGCAGCTAAAGATTGGTGGTTAATGGATATTGATAGCTTTCTAAATCAAAAACCATCAGATTTAAATATGCAAGCTTTAGAAGACAGTAAAGTCTTATTAATTAACATAGAAGATAAACTTTCGCTGTATGAATCCGTGCCCGTTGTAGAGAAATTATTTAGAATCATGTCTCAAAAAGCCATTGTTGCGTGGCAACGTCGTTTAATTAGAAACAACTCTCAAACGGCCAAAGAACGCTACTTACATTTTACAACCACGTATCCAAACATTGTTACCAAACTTACAGACAAACAAGTTGCTAGTTACTTAGGAATAACACATGAATTTTTAAGTAAAATAAAAAAGAATACATAA
- a CDS encoding heme-binding protein, whose product MKFLKPVKFYLIAIVFIVISNSVQAQITNDISHDEAFQTLLAAKKSAEDSNVLVNIAVVDAGANLKAFIRMDESFLGSIDVAIKKAKTARYFNIDTGKLGELTQPGGIIYNIEHSNGGLMTFPGGVPIKNKEGKIIGAIGVSGGTIEQDRAIAIAGAASIIE is encoded by the coding sequence ATGAAGTTTTTAAAACCAGTAAAATTTTATCTTATTGCAATCGTATTTATTGTAATATCAAATTCAGTTCAAGCCCAAATAACAAATGACATTTCGCACGATGAAGCGTTTCAAACCCTATTAGCAGCAAAGAAAAGTGCCGAAGATTCTAATGTGTTAGTTAATATTGCTGTGGTTGATGCTGGCGCTAATCTAAAAGCATTTATACGAATGGATGAATCTTTTTTAGGGAGTATTGATGTAGCCATCAAAAAAGCAAAAACAGCTCGTTATTTTAACATCGATACAGGTAAATTAGGAGAATTAACGCAACCTGGAGGAATTATTTACAATATAGAACATTCTAACGGTGGCTTAATGACGTTTCCGGGTGGAGTTCCTATCAAAAATAAAGAGGGTAAAATTATTGGTGCCATTGGTGTTAGTGGAGGAACCATAGAACAAGACAGAGCTATTGCTATTGCAGGAGCAGCATCAATTATAGAATAA
- a CDS encoding 3-ketoacyl-ACP reductase, producing the protein MNNLKNKKAIITGGGRGLGKATALAFAKEGIDIAITGRNEKVLKETVAELEAFGVKAIYSVFDVGNYEEVKSSIKNIIDTLGTVDILVNNAGIASIGSFNDMEVSEWTQIIQTNVLGMYHVTKEVLPHLIAKNEGDIFNVSSTAGLNGNPNISAYSASKFAVIGMSESLMKEVRKNNIRVCTLTPSTIESEMTIELGMVNENSKDSVLQPEDFAELIVAGLKLPRRAMLKGAALWSTNP; encoded by the coding sequence ATGAACAATTTAAAGAATAAAAAAGCCATTATTACTGGTGGTGGAAGAGGATTAGGAAAAGCAACTGCGCTCGCATTTGCTAAAGAAGGTATTGATATTGCTATTACAGGTAGAAATGAAAAAGTATTAAAAGAAACGGTTGCCGAATTAGAAGCTTTTGGCGTTAAAGCAATCTATTCAGTCTTTGATGTAGGCAATTATGAGGAAGTGAAAAGTAGTATTAAAAATATTATAGACACCTTAGGCACTGTAGATATTTTAGTGAATAATGCAGGTATTGCTTCAATCGGTTCATTTAATGATATGGAAGTAAGTGAATGGACTCAAATTATACAAACCAACGTATTAGGAATGTACCATGTTACCAAAGAGGTTTTACCACATTTAATAGCTAAAAATGAAGGTGATATTTTTAATGTTTCGTCAACCGCAGGTTTAAACGGAAATCCGAATATTTCTGCTTATTCTGCTTCTAAATTTGCAGTTATTGGTATGTCGGAATCTTTAATGAAAGAAGTACGTAAAAACAATATTAGAGTGTGTACACTTACGCCAAGTACTATAGAATCTGAAATGACGATAGAATTAGGTATGGTGAACGAAAACTCTAAAGATAGCGTTTTACAACCAGAAGATTTTGCAGAATTAATTGTTGCTGGTTTAAAATTACCAAGAAGAGCAATGTTAAAAGGCGCTGCTTTATGGTCTACAAATCCATAA